From Rhinoraja longicauda isolate Sanriku21f chromosome 24, sRhiLon1.1, whole genome shotgun sequence, one genomic window encodes:
- the srsf3b gene encoding serine/arginine-rich splicing factor 3b has product MNHGSCPLDCKVYVGNLGNNGNKTELERSFGYYGPLRSVWVARNPPGFAFVEFEDPRDASDAVRELDGRNLCGCRVRVELSNGERRIRNRGPPPAWARRSREDYRRRSPPVRRRSPLRRRSFSRSRSRSLSRDRRRERSLSRERNHKQSRSFSRSRSRSRSTDRK; this is encoded by the exons ATGAATCATGGTTCGTGTCCTTTAGATTGCAAGGTGTATGTTGGGAATCTTGGAAATAATGGGAACAAGACTGAACTGGAGAGATCATTTGGATATTATGGCCCACTTCGCAGTGTGTGGGTTGCCCGAAACCCACCAGGCTTTGCTTTTGTTGAATTTGAAGATCCACGTGATGCTTCAGATGCTGTCAGAGAGCTCGACGGAAG GAATCTCTGTGGCTGCCGTGTTCGTGTAGAGCTTTCTAATGGTGAGAGACGCATTCGTAATCGTGGTCCACCTCCAGCATGGGCCAGGCGTTCTCGTGAGGATTATCGCCGCAGGAGCCCCCCGGTCCGGCGCAG ATCACCACTTCGCCGGAGGAGCTTCAGCAGGAGTCGGAGCAG GTCCCTCTCAAGGGATCGTAGAAGAGAGAGGTCCCTGTCTAGGGAGAGGAACCATAAGCAATCTCGCTCATTCTCCAGGTCTCGCAG CCGCTCCAGGTCAACTGATAGGAAGTGA